The stretch of DNA tattcaccacatgaacattgttcggttcggtggcctttgtgattttgattcacCAAATGAATGTTGTTCGGTTCGGTGGCCTCCTTTTACTTTGTTCAGTGTTTAAGATTATTGTAATAGCATGCAGCAATCATTCCCTAGCTATCTCAACGTAATAACTTCATTCAACTaatttgaagttgaatcattcattgtttccaTTCAGAAGTGTAGatcgaagaaaaagaagaagaaaaagaagaacgacGGAGCTTATTACGTTGAATTCAATGCAGATCAATAATAAAGAATGcgagcagagaagaaaaatgcaAACAGAGGAGAACGACAAATTTTATTAGGTCGAAGAAGAATACgatcagagaagaagaagaagaagaagaacgaaaaTGCGAGAAGAACAAAGTTTACGTTATATGAGGCGCGTGTATAACAAATACGTAAGGGGATTCGGGAGGTGCATCTGATTGAAGTTACTTGGATAGCTTGGATGAAAAAATTACATGAATGTAAagcttttttgaaaaaaaaccgTTGGAGACTAACTTCTAGAACAAACTCTTTGATTTATAAAGTACCCAAAAGCAagtatttttctttcttatcattTATAAAGGTCTAGAAACCAATCTATCCTAAAGATATAGAAGTATCTTAGAAGATTGCAAGATTCTAGAAAAAGGTTTGAAAGGCAAATAAGTAgggataatataatttttatttttgaacaaaAACATGTGACGATAATATtaacataatttaattaaagaCCTCAGTCATTATCTCTTAACCAGAACTTTCAATAGGTGTCACAATTACTTTAGACTAATGGTCACTAAAATTCATCACttattactatttaatttttttctcttgtgGTTCAAAATATACTCAGCATTAAAAGAAATTCAAACTCGGACAAATtaacatgaaaaaaaagagTGGTTCTTACTCTGTGTTTCAATTATGCATTTGTATTCAGATTTTTCACGCCACAATAGAATTTCTCTCGTAACTTTTCACTCAGAAGatgatttgaaaatcaatttggtCCATTAAAATTCTAACAAAAGTTAAGTTCTTCGTTTGGAAAGCTATCCACAGAATTTCCAATTTccaaactaaaatttttaatttctcaatcatatgTCTTAAATGTAAAAATGCCAGAATTAGTCATATACTGCTTAATTAATTGTCTACAAGTAATAAAGATTTGGCAATAACAAAGAGTAATGAATATACCTATTACAAAATTGGACCTTAGGGATGGTAGAAGAACATGGTGTTATACTCTGCTATTAGAAATTCAAACTCCAGAAGAAACTCGACAATTGTAGCAGCcttaagaaagatttgattaAGTCGTAATTAACATGTCTTTGAAAATATGAATATTTAGTCGTAAGAAATACAAAGTTATGAGTAAAATTCGAACCTGCGACTTCAAGGTGAGTATAGAAAGACCATATCATTTGATCTATAACCCATTcacttattttaatatttttttatctcaagTGTTCTTTTGACATTTACCACTTGTTACTGTTGTTATCCAAGTTAGACGACTTATTtattttgtcagaatcaataaaattcttgcttttggaaaaagaaaaagtaaaaaaagtgGCTCCTTAGTATTgttcaatcaaattaaaaaatcatattattttttagctAATAATAACCATCAATATTTTCTAAAATCACTTTTTTATCACCATCGCCAATTAGCAGCCGACCTCTATTAGTCTctctaaatcttaaattataaatcttaaattttaaacttttaaatccTAAATGctaaatcttaaattgcaaatcttccaagaataaaaattaacaaataatgtcataataaaaaattagttaatattaactaattaaaagttaatcttaatgtttttaatttgtgtcaaaATTACCGTAAACGTTAACTCTATGtaaaattttagggataaaattaaaaagttttaaggataattttaacttttgatacaaatcaaaatcattaaaaacaaaattgaataaatttaaaacgttaaaaataaaattgaatgaaatgaaacgttaaaaatatttaaaaaaaattacaaaacgaTAGGAATAAAAAGTATACATTATCCACTATTTTTTAAATGTAACATTGTTTTAAACAAATATCTTTATATCACTAATCAAATAAATGCATCTAACATCATTTGCAATTTTCTTTACATTAGTTCGgctataaaagaaaaagggtgCTACAATTGAAAATCCACTAATAGGTATAATAGTGATAGGAACcgaagaaattaacaagagaaatggGAGCTGAACTTTCACGAGAAGTTGATGAGGAGCCTCGCAACCACCAACACCAGCAGCTGTTGAGGCCACAATCACAATCACAACCACAGCCTCAGCCGCAATTATCAAGAACGCAGTCTCCACAGCTAAGAAGGCCACAGTCACAACCACAACCACAACCGCAACGGCAGCCTGTGGCAAATAATGAAGGAGCTACCAGCAAGGATGGATGGTTACTACCATCAAAACCATCCATCAAAGCCACAAACTCATCAGTGGAAAATTATTCCCCCACAAGAGTTGTAAAACCCAACAAGGGAAACAATCATCACCAATCCATGATAGCCACTACTAAATCCTCCAGAGAACTGATGATGAATCTTCCATATAGATATGAAGACATATTGAAGGGTGCAGACTCACCGGTTCATACATCTTCCAAGGAGAAGTTGCTTGATCAGCTATATTCTGGAGTCTTCTTAGACCATAACACTAAGGCAAGCTCAACACTCTATCTTTCTTTATTGATCAACTTGTCGCATGCCATATTATCTTtagtttaatataatataattctcTATTGAGCATTGATTATCATTATTGACAGAAATATTGGATAGAAAAGAAGTCCAATAGCAACTGTTTCATGTTATACGCAAGAGCACTATCAATCACGTGGGCAGAAAATCAACATTATTGGAAATGGGTAACCCAGAAAGAATCAAGGTCCGCATTTAGTTAAAATGAATCTTATGATCAAAGCACATTGATTTATCTTAGACAGCTTTTTTATCTAGTCCTAACTGATTAGAGCGAGTTATGTTCCCCAGGAACTCTATATGAAGTGTCGTTTATTGTAATGTTGAAGGATCCGGCGCAAGGGTGGGAAGTTCCGGTCAACGTTAGACTCGTGCTTCCGGGAGGTAAAAAGCAGCAACACAAGGAGAGTTTGATTGAGAAGT from Arachis duranensis cultivar V14167 chromosome 4, aradu.V14167.gnm2.J7QH, whole genome shotgun sequence encodes:
- the LOC107483989 gene encoding LOW QUALITY PROTEIN: protein PHLOEM PROTEIN 2-LIKE A1 (The sequence of the model RefSeq protein was modified relative to this genomic sequence to represent the inferred CDS: substituted 2 bases at 2 genomic stop codons), producing the protein MGAELSREVDEEPRNHQHQQLLRPQSQSQPQPQPQLSRTQSPQLRRPQSQPQPQPQRQPVANNEGATSKDGWLLPSKPSIKATNSSVENYSPTRVVKPNKGNNHHQSMIATTKSSRELMMNLPYRYEDILKGADSPVHTSSKEKLLDQLYSGVFLDHNTKKYWIEKKSNSNCFMLYARALSITWAENQHYWKWVTQKESRSAFSXNESYDQSTLIYLRQLFYLVLTDXSELCSPGTLYEVSFIVMLKDPAQGWEVPVNVRLVLPGGKKQQHKESLIEKLQMQYIEIPVGEFVASEKDGGEMEVSLYEYEGGMWKQGLVIKGVAIKPKELS